Below is a genomic region from Granulicella sp. L56.
AATATGGTTGCCATCGACGTTTTTGATGGTGATGGACTTTGGATCAGGCAGGATCCCGGGAATCTGGTTGTCCAGATTGGCGAGGGTATCGACAACGGTGCCGTCAGCCACGGCAATAACCTTGACGCCATAACCCGCATAATCCTTCACGCTCTTGCCGTCGCCGTGGAAGACTTTGGCATCGGGATAGAGCAGCATCCAGTCGATGGCGAAGCGCTGCGCGAAGTAAATCTGGCCGTTGACGGAAAGCGCTGAGCCGCGGTGAATGCCCGTGGGTTCGCAGCAACCGTTGAAAGCAACCCAGCCCTTGCCTTCAAGCGGCGGCCCAAGCACGGTCACGTCCGTGCCTACGCTGATCGGAGCCATGGTGTCCGTATACGGCACCGTCTCGCCCTTTGGCGAACCCGGAGGTCCAGCAGCCATCAGATGAAAACGGTGCAGCAGCGTCGCCGGAGGATGGCTGTCCTTGTCCATGGTGAAGTCAACCAGGAAGAGACGGCTCCCGCTGGATTCTATCGGCGATACCGCTTCTTCTCCCCGCCCCGTGGCGCGCAGGCGAGCGTGGAGAGCGTCGCCCTCGAAGCTGGCAACGACCTTTGCCGACGCATCCCCGCTCACCACATCGATCTTCTCGATCGTCGCCGGAGCGCTCCCTGTATTCGTAATAACCAGCTCGTAGACAAGATGCAGCTTATTGTCTGTCCCCAGAACCGCAAACGTCGCCGGCCGCAACGCCGATGCAATCACAGGGGTAAAGGCGTCCTCGGAAAGAGCCGGCAACGCCATCATGACAAGGAGCAAAGGAAGAACGGAGGCAAAAAGAAGCCGTCTGGCACGCATAAGCCACCCTTTCGTAATACAGGTTTTCTGATGACAGGAAAGAATAACGCGGCCCCATTAGAACAGGGCCGTCCTCAGA
It encodes:
- a CDS encoding M23 family metallopeptidase, giving the protein MPALSEDAFTPVIASALRPATFAVLGTDNKLHLVYELVITNTGSAPATIEKIDVVSGDASAKVVASFEGDALHARLRATGRGEEAVSPIESSGSRLFLVDFTMDKDSHPPATLLHRFHLMAAGPPGSPKGETVPYTDTMAPISVGTDVTVLGPPLEGKGWVAFNGCCEPTGIHRGSALSVNGQIYFAQRFAIDWMLLYPDAKVFHGDGKSVKDYAGYGVKVIAVADGTVVDTLANLDNQIPGILPDPKSITIKNVDGNHIVLDLGHGKYAFYAHLQKDSLLVSMGDHVKRGQVLALLGNTGNTSAPHLHFHLMDGASVLGSSGLPYVIDHFAVAGQLPAAQFNASGIDGEWSKDLSAHPSSKKSEFPLDLTVVDF